The following is a genomic window from Nitrospirota bacterium.
TAGAAAAAACTCGCAACATCGGCATTATGGCCCACATTGATGCCGGTAAAACGACGACGACCGAGCGCATTCTCTATTACACCGGGATTTCGCATAAGATCGGTGAGGTGCACGAGGGCGCAGCCACGATGGACTGGATGGAGCAGGAGCGTGAGCGCGGCATCACGATTACGGCTGCAGCTACAACCTGTTTCTGGCGCGATCATCGTATTAATATTATCGACACTCCAGGGCACGTCGATTTCACGATTGAAGTCGAGCGCTCTCTCAGGGTGTTGGATGGGGCTGTAGCGGTGTTTGACTCTGTGCAGGGGGTTGAGCCGCAGTCCGAAACGGTCTGGCGGCAGGCTGATAAGTATAGTGTGCCTCGCATTGCGTTCATGAATAAGATGGATCGCATCGGCGCGGATTTCTATACCAGTGTCCAGACGATGATCGACCGGCTTGGGGCCAATCCAATTCCGATTCAAATTCCGATTGGTAAAGAGTCGGAGTATCGTGGGTCTATCGATCTCATCACGATGAAGGCCTACGTGTATGACGATGAGACGCTTGGCGCCAAGTATAAAATCGATGAGATTCCGGCAGACCTCCTTGATCGGGCCAATGAATATCGCGCCAAGATGGTTGATGCCGTCGCTGAGTTCGATGAGCAGGCGATGGATAAGTATTTGAATGGCCAGCCGTTGTCCGAAGAGGAAATTCGTCGAGCCATTCGTGCCGGTGTGCTGTCGATGAAGATGACGCCGGTTCTCTGTGGAACGGCTTTCAAGAATAAGGGTGTTCAGCAGTTGTTGGACGGGGTCGTTGATTTCCTTCCGTCTCCGCTGGATGTCGAGTCTGTGACCGGGGTCGATCCGAATACCGAGAAGGAAGTGAAGCGGTTTCCCTCGGATAGTGAGCCGTTCGCCGCTCTCGCTTTCAAGATTATGACGGATCCGTTTGCTGGCCAGCTCACGTTTCTGCGGGTCTACTCTGGCACGTTGAAGACGGGGACTTCCGTTGCGAACGTGACGAAGGGGACGAAGGATCGGGTTGGGCGTCTCCTGAAGATGCATGCAAACAAGCGCGAAGACATCGATGTGGCCTATGCGGGTGACATTGTGGCGGCGGTCGGATTAAAAGGGGCGACGACCGGAGATACGCTAGCGGATGAAAAGCAGCCGGTTCTGCTTGAAGTCATGAAATTCCCTGAGCCGGTCATCGCCATGGCGATTGAACCGAAGACCAAGCAGGATCAAGAGAAGATGGGTTTCGCGCTCCAGAAGCTGGCGCAGGAAGATCCATCTTTCCGGGTCAAGACGGATGAGGAGACCGCTCAGACCATCATCGCGGGAATGGGTGAGTTGCACCTCGAGATCATCGTCGATCGCATGATGCGTGAGTTTAAGGTTGAGGCTAATGTCGGAAAGCCGGAGGTCGCCTTTAGGGAAACGATT
Proteins encoded in this region:
- the fusA gene encoding elongation factor G, whose translation is MARQSPLEKTRNIGIMAHIDAGKTTTTERILYYTGISHKIGEVHEGAATMDWMEQERERGITITAAATTCFWRDHRINIIDTPGHVDFTIEVERSLRVLDGAVAVFDSVQGVEPQSETVWRQADKYSVPRIAFMNKMDRIGADFYTSVQTMIDRLGANPIPIQIPIGKESEYRGSIDLITMKAYVYDDETLGAKYKIDEIPADLLDRANEYRAKMVDAVAEFDEQAMDKYLNGQPLSEEEIRRAIRAGVLSMKMTPVLCGTAFKNKGVQQLLDGVVDFLPSPLDVESVTGVDPNTEKEVKRFPSDSEPFAALAFKIMTDPFAGQLTFLRVYSGTLKTGTSVANVTKGTKDRVGRLLKMHANKREDIDVAYAGDIVAAVGLKGATTGDTLADEKQPVLLEVMKFPEPVIAMAIEPKTKQDQEKMGFALQKLAQEDPSFRVKTDEETAQTIIAGMGELHLEIIVDRMMREFKVEANVGKPEVAFRETIRRKAEAEAKYVKQTGGRGQYGHVVLTVEPAESGKGLEFINKTVGGSIPREFIPAIEKGVKERLDSGVIAGYPLRDVKVTVIDGSFHDVDSNEMAFKIAGSMAFIDACKRADPVLLEPIMKVEVVVPQDFMGDVIGNLNGRRGKIQGMKSRAAAQVIDASVPLSEMFGYATDLRSRTQGRATYSMEFDRYDPVPRQISEAIIAKYRGE